The Kluyveromyces lactis strain NRRL Y-1140 chromosome B complete sequence genome contains a region encoding:
- the DUS1 gene encoding tRNA dihydrouridine synthase (similar to uniprot|P53759 Saccharomyces cerevisiae YML080W DUS1 Dihydrouridine synthase member of a widespread family of conserved proteins including Smm1p Dus3p and Dus4p modifies pre-tRNA(Phe) at U17) has protein sequence MTSDKLNGRQLFEKIGKPSKIVAPMVDQSELAWRILSRKYGATLAYTPMFHAKLFATSEKYRKDMWCELDGDEKIDRPLVVQFCANDPEYLLQAAKLVQNKCDAVDLNIGCPQGIARKGKYGAFLMEDWDLISRLISTLHEHLDVPVTAKIRVFPEREKTLEYAKMILKSGAQFLTVHGRLREQKGQQTGLADWEIIKYLRDNLPQDTVFFANGNILYPEDISRCMNKIHCDGVMSAEGNLYNPGIFNTEHTNEKDKIFPRVDKLLREYFEIVKSCEGSHASKIAMKSHFFKILRPFLPLNTDIRSNIATMKATTSFNDWEEKVVKLVEERVQAIFNEPNIYEKDVITVGETQLWGGAYRTVPYWRCQPYFRPVNGVTADKRLTDALKAATETTTVESDTGSEPGSLKRKSEDEIPHARGKETKV, from the coding sequence ATGACATCAGATAAGTTAAACGGAAGACAGTTGTTCGAGAAGATCGGTAAGCCCTCGAAAATAGTGGCACCGATGGTAGATCAGTCGGAACTGGCATGGAGAATTTTATCTCGTAAATATGGTGCTACATTAGCGTACACTCCGATGTTTCATGCCAAGCTTTTCGCTACTTCAGAAAAGTATCGTAAGGATATGTGGTGCGAATTAGATGgtgatgaaaagattgataGGCCTTTGGTAGTTCAGTTCTGCGCTAATGACCCCGAATATCTTTTACAGGCAGCCAAACTAGTGCAAAATAAATGCGATGCAGTGGATTTAAATATTGGATGTCCACAAGGTATTGCAAGAAAGGGTAAATATGGAGCCTTCTTAATGGAAGATTGGGATCTGATCAGTAGGTTGATTTCCACACTACATGAGCACTTGGATGTTCCTGTTACTGCTAAGATAAGGGTGTTCccagaaagagaaaagacATTGGAATACGCaaaaatgatattgaaatcaGGTGCGCAGTTCTTGACTGTCCACGGAAGACTGCGAGAACAAAAGGGACAGCAGACTGGTTTAGCAGACTGGGAAATTATTAAATATTTAAGAGATAATTTACCGCAGGATACTGTCTTTTTTGCTAATGGTAACATCCTATATCCAGAAGATATCTCCAGATGTATGAACAAGATACATTGTGATGGTGTAATGAGTGCAGAAGGCAACTTGTACAACCCAGGGATCTTTAACACAGAACATACCAATGAAAAGGATAAGATATTCCCAAGAGTCGACAAACTGCTAAGAGAGTATTTCGAAATAGTTAAATCTTGTGAGGGTTCTCATGCATCAAAGATTGCAATGAAATCacatttcttcaagatcttGAGACCGTTCTTACCACTCAATACCGATATCAGATCAAATATTGCAACAATGAAGGCAACAACGAGTTTTAACGATTGGGAGGAGAAAGTTGTCAAGCTAGTCGAAGAAAGGGTACAAGCTATCTTCAATGAACCTAACATTTATGAAAAAGACGTTATTACTGTGGGGGAAACTCAACTTTGGGGCGGCGCTTACAGAACAGTGCCATACTGGAGATGTCAGCCATATTTCAGACCAGTAAATGGTGTTACTGCTGATAAAAGACTTACAGATGCTTTGAAGGCTGCTACTGAAACTACAACTGTCGAATCGGATACAGGTTCTGAACCTggatcattgaaaaggaagtCTGAGGATGAAATACCACATGCCAGAGGAAAGGAAACCAAGGTCTAA
- a CDS encoding uncharacterized protein (conserved hypothetical protein) codes for MALHNYIYLKHKTSDQECHRLMSREHDNRPNVEYVRNKNRGGTKKSDNEGGGPSDTVTATATNVSPSIITTSTPDRTG; via the coding sequence ATGGCATTACACAACTACATATATTTGAAGCACAAGACATCCGATCAGGAGTGTCACAGACTTATGTCACGAGAACATGATAACAGACCAAACGTAGAGTACGTTAGAAACAAGAACAGAGGAGGAACCAAGAAAAGCGATAATGAAGGTGGTGGACCTTCAGATACTGTTACTGCCACTGCAACAAATGTTAGCCCTTCTATAATCACTACCAGTACGCCGGATCGTACCGGGTag
- the EFM3 gene encoding protein-lysine N-methyltransferase (similar to uniprot|P47163 Saccharomyces cerevisiae YJR129C Putative S-adenosylmethionine-dependent methyltransferase of the seven beta-strand family) produces MDVYDRIHARQPVHEVVRFISDNNIEFDEDEFLQQLDIVVHRNQYYAKQLLKQMIQHFESRGSDFVETMYEPYINLLPVGAPDPQDSDIIQYRFDRYKVVIEETPSLICAQGTTGFRTWEAALFLCHYMTQHPGLFVTHDSLMLELGCGTGIISILYKMIKDSQGDCKAGTIIVTDGDSNLLQQVSTNFQLNGSLSNDGDVNIGFQRLRWNEDELSNYNEIDLILAADVTYDTSVIPDLVKCLSQFKGAHGYISCTERNLDTLDAFENELTRNCIYFEIVSRISPISFKQISERDISTSIRIYKISIN; encoded by the coding sequence ATGGATGTATATGACCGCATCCATGCAAGACAGCCAGTTCACGAAGTGGTACGATTCATCTCAGACAACAACAtcgaatttgatgaagatgagtttTTGCAACAGCTAGACATTGTGGTACATAGAAATCAATACTATGCCAAACAGCTACTaaaacaaatgattcaaCACTTTGAGTCAAGAGGCTCGGATTTTGTCGAAACCATGTATGAACCTTACATTAATCTTCTACCTGTGGGTGCACCGGATCCTCAGGATAGTGACATTATTCAATACAGATTTGATAGGTATAAAGTTGTAATTGAGGAAACACCATCGTTGATCTGTGCTCAGGGAACTACTGGATTCAGAACCTGGGAGGCAGCgttgtttctttgtcatTATATGACACAACACCCTGGTTTATTTGTTACCCATGACAGTTTAATGCTCGAATTGGGATGTGGTACTGGTATAATCTCAATTTTATATAAGATGATAAAAGATTCCCAAGGTGACTGCAAAGCTGGCACAATTATAGTCACTGACGGAGATTCTAATCTGTTACAACAGGTTAGTACCAATTTTCAACTCAATGGTTCATTATCCAATGATGGCGACGTAAACATAGGGTTCCAGAGATTACGATGGAACGAGGATGAATTATCTAATTACAACGAAATTGATCTGATTTTGGCAGCAGATGTTACGTATGATACCAGCGTGATACCTGATCTTGTGAAATGTTTGAGTCAGTTTAAAGGGGCACACGGTTATATATCGTGCACAGAACGTAACCTAGACACTTTGGATGCCTTCGAAAACGAATTGACAAGAAACTGTATTTATTTTGAGATTGTAAGTAGAATTTCGCCGATCTCATTCAAACAGATTTCAGAAAGagatatttcaacaagTATAAGAATATATAAAATTAGCATCAATTGA
- a CDS encoding uncharacterized protein (no similarity) yields MDVGGTAAEQRQLLQKYANQIKILSEEITHYENEQSVKEWAIKDLNEKLNNLNEQIQTLRQDLRIETERCQSLEDANTELQSKYNKSEASRQEMMHELEQLNNEKRVISEKIRQSYIKLGTKRKIGDKLVPDNNSDDENHDDGPHHEEDDVVNAVNTITTISDFKGRKISSVSTRDASFDEWCGSESEAEENEDEIYDAEREVFIQQPLLTQYETLIQKLQGENEKMLRQLRGKMNNHRINYSWPLFVYETCPVAISTLKNFIRPSFLLLWQPWWSQFRTCSNHDVIETLPCINDVQ; encoded by the coding sequence ATGGATGTTGGTGGCACGGCTGCTGAGCAGAGGCAATTACTTCAAAAATACGCCAACCAGATAAAAATATTGAGCGAAGAGATCACACACTATGAGAACGAACAATCGGTGAAGGAATGGGCCATCAAAGACCTCAATGAGAAGTTAAACAATCTTAATGAACAGATTCAGACATTGAGACAGGATTTGCGGATTGAAACAGAGCGTTGCCAATCTTTAGAGGACGCTAATACGGAACTACAATCGAAGTATAACAAGAGTGAAGCTTCTAGACAGGAAATGATGCATGAATTGGAGCAATTGAATAATGAGAAACGGGTAATTAGCGAGAAAATCCGTCAATCGTACATTAAACTAGGtacaaagagaaagataGGCGATAAACTGGTGCCAGATAATAACAGTGATGATGAGAACCACGACGATGGACCACATCACGAAGAAGACGACGTGGTTAATGCCGTGAACACGATAACCACAATAAGCGATTTTAAAGGACGgaaaatttcttcagtttccaCACGAGACGCATCATTTGATGAATGGTGTGGGTCTGAGTCTGAGGCTGAAGAAAATGAGGACGAAATTTACGATGCGGAACGTGAGGTGTTCATCCAGCAGCCTTTGCTTACGCAATACGAAACGTTGATCCAAAAGCTTCAAggagaaaatgaaaagatgtTAAGACAGCTTCGAGGAAAGATGAATAATCACAGAATCAATTATAGTTGGCCTTTGTTCGTATATGAGACCTGTCCTGTAGCCATTTCTACGTTAAAGAATTTCATACGACCATCCTTTTTGCTATTGTGGCAGCCATGGTGGTCGCAGTTCCGCACATGCAGTAACCACGATGTAATAGAAACGTTGCCTTGTATAAATGATGTGCAGTAA
- the ATP18 gene encoding F1F0 ATP synthase subunit i (similar to uniprot|P81450 Saccharomyces cerevisiae YML081C-A ATP18 Subunit of the mitochondrial F1F0 ATP synthase), with protein MVKRFPTPVLKPYWPFFAGGLIMFYAISKAADLSANSQEFINDPRNPRFARGEKPVQL; from the coding sequence ATGGTCAAGAGATTCCCTACTCCAGTTTTGAAGCCATACTGGCCATTCTTTGCCGGTGGTCTAATCATGTTCTATGCTATCTCCAAGGCTGCTGATTTGTCTGCTAACTCCCAAGAGTTCATCAATGATCCAAGAAACCCAAGATTTGCTAGAGGTGAAAAGCCAGTCCAATTATAA
- the DAL2 gene encoding allantoicase (similar to uniprot|P25335 Saccharomyces cerevisiae YIR029W DAL2 Allantoicase): MHTFKENQAKEFETIVSQQYQSVEILNNRVQGQVISFSDQWFADAANLLTPTAPVRDATRFTHAGAWYDGWETRRHNTEEYDWVIIKAGVYAARIIGCEVDTAYFNGNHAPAIAVQGLYSEVSSEGEETLSENDSRWTDVIEKVECGPSQRHFFLRDSLTESHYNYFKLKMFPDGGIARFRLYGKVVPPISDYDGDSALFDSAIGLDLCNIVNGAVAISVSDQHFGSANNLIMPGRGHDMSDGWETSRSRTPGHVDWAIIQLGRGTKHINRVVVDTAHFRGNFPQFITVHGIKTLGESAPSHDDSNWICLVDKSKTGPDKEHEYVINKSLEITHIKLTIIPDGGVKRVRVFAA, encoded by the coding sequence ATGCATacattcaaagaaaatcaagCTAAGGAATTTGAGACGATTGTCTCACAACAATACCAATCCGTTGAAATATTAAACAACAGGGTTCAGGGTCAGGTTATATCCTTTAGTGACCAATGGTTTGCCGATGCCGCAAACCTTTTAACACCCACTGCTCCTGTCAGGGACGCTACAAGGTTTACCCATGCGGGTGCCTGGTACGACGGATGGGAAACTAGAAGACATAATACAGAAGAGTATGACTGGGTCATCATAAAGGCGGGTGTGTACGCCGCGAGAATTATCGGTTGTGAAGTTGATACTGCCTATTTCAACGGTAACCATGCGCCAGCAATTGCAGTTCAGGGTCTTTACTCCGAAGTCTCCTCTGAGGGTGAGGAAACTCTTTcagaaaatgattcaaGATGGACCGACGTAATAGAAAAAGTGGAATGCGGTCCTTCTCAAAGACACTTCTTCTTAAGAGATTCTCTCACAGAATCTCATTATAATTATTTTAAGCTAAAGATGTTCCCTGATGGTGGGATCGCAAGATTTAGACTATACGGTAAAGTGGTTCCCCCCATTTCAGATTACGATGGCGACTCTGCTTTGTTCGATTCTGCAATTGGGTTGGACCTCTGTAACATCGTCAATGGTGCAGTTGCCATCTCCGTGTCCGATCAACACTTTGGGTCAGCTAATAACTTGATCATGCCTGGAAGAGGACATGATATGTCCGATGGTTGGGAAACTTCCAGATCAAGAACACCGGGTCATGTCGATTGGGCAATCATCCAGCTAGGAAGAGGTACCAAACATATCAACCGTGTCGTTGTGGACACGGCTCATTTCCGTGGTAATTTCCCACAATTCATCACTGTGCATGGTATTAAGACCTTAGGTGAAAGTGCTCCTTCACATGATGATTCTAACTGGATTTGTCTAGTCGATAAATCAAAGACTGGTCCTGATAAAGAACATGAGTACGTCATTAACAAATCTTTAGAAATTACGCATATCAAATTGACGATCATCCCAGATGGTGGTGTCAAGAGAGTAAGGGTATTTGCAGCATGA
- the TDA9 gene encoding Tda9p (similar to uniprot|Q04545 Saccharomyces cerevisiae YML081W), with protein sequence MNSVPGSAVVSQEKPSSSLASVPATSHHPVVKNETVNTLSEAGSDDKEADTELDQDSEHAGSSGLVPIPKKSRLIKTDRPRPFLCPICTRGFARQEHLRRHERSHTNEKPFLCAFCGRCFARRDLVLRHQQKLHASLMDQDKDADIVSASKDLKVHYSARHIIKKPGNKETVLPTPDLILTSIQGQSQSKPQSQSQSPRSHSNSFKTEGRPASSVDIDKPSHHPSVPPQDSKPSEHGVASNQPKKRKRHASFSASTNVSYTQKKDVPQIIKDELNDIPHQVGFSTPQLTAQELFDKALESGLDLDMMLAPEFMLSEPSVPINTNPASASQQLQQLRQQQHQQLQHQQHQQHQQHQHQHCQHEGNYGVRHSQLAAHPANASSAPEDGNMRIDLGQVSKDLHSKHQFPAGLTPLISDLLTMRSATAGVGGFVDLNVEQNLDYFNYKGNSDDQHNSAQSTHNGAMQRRVPSVSTGEKRFRTSSNIPQHHGNVPSLVPTTIGAPKNDVHISDNHTSELIHEFINNMSPQNPPGAVNNHVQRSVGNTPQLHQQQVVTSSTGMPEEQQQLYSPHDEHWLSEFINTQIDGNFKVNMTSFNEIGFPATSSSYMNSLSNSPMVKHNSSSTLGSQRNQLPDQQLQQALSKSSYSAASAAVSQEMSTSASINQPPSQTGTPQDISSLFKSRQVDLFKKIMDSNGISTPGLSPNSLCNGSKPRKGSRLVFFDEPLRQKILSENNLLSTQFPTLSELNTYANLYQDEFHKYFPFIHLHSIKPSMEIYPLLLSICVIGALYGFHSSHAMLLFNISRFHIREYLERTKDHHHETPLWIIQSMVLLIFLGIFNNDMTITQTMNTQIMSLIELVKLKQLNLPLENIMPLPIESDHLMEYQDYPELQEQIRKQYRTKEQMEKNFQYFIKAQSRIRTCHTILLISNLFTSLVGLDCCFHSIDLKCGIPCYNEQLYFCENSAEWTELLVNDHIELDSKFSLIQLSNGNETYKNCLIYLTNGHQFFYDNKKVSFKTLLSLLISIHEKIFLERYSLKRETNVQLLEMKWRMTSRPIIESLIKFWEALYLKNGGILQPNENNIQLINNNPALRLIIPLHSFAKMRKCISLTSVMNKIWLKDWQAMNLDLENSYLDWESLREATDYGLNIVKFWIDTVAIVKNAEKTSIRTPIFSITCVFSAILTIAEFLKRMERKALSWKHNQLRRTSSSTTSFMNYVDRTIWLKSEMILKKVETHLLPKGYNMQSYAEFLRLQANGALDVEVLDDELAKRAMDPNTDINETMQVVQQARLSSRSLYLGVRILGDAPIWPIALLFAHALQARAIYNVSHTSRYEL encoded by the coding sequence ATGAATTCAGTGCCTGGAAGTGCTGTGGTTTCACAAGAAAAACCGTCTTCTAGTTTGGCTTCGGTTCCGGCCACATCTCATCATCCAGTGGTCAAAAATGAAACTGTGAACACTCTGTCAGAAGCAGGTTCAGATGATAAGGAAGCTGATACAGAACTGGATCAGGATTCGGAGCACGCTGGTAGCTCTGGTTTGGTACCgattccaaagaaatcGAGGCTCATTAAGACTGATAGACCAAGACCTTTCTTATGTCCTATTTGTACCAGGGGGTTCGCTAGACAAGAACATCTAAGAAGACATGAAAGGTCCCATACCAACGAGAAGCCCTTCTTATGCGCTTTCTGTGGTAGGTGTTTTGCAAGAAGAGATTTGGTACTTAGACACCAGCAGAAGTTGCATGCTTCGTTGATGGATCAGGACAAAGATGCAGATATCGTTTCTGCTTCAAAGGATTTAAAAGTTCATTACTCTGCTCGTCATATCATCAAGAAACCAGGGAACAAGGAAACAGTGCTGCCGACACCAGATTTAATACTGACATCGATACAAGGACAGTCTCAGTCCAAGCCGCAGTCTCAGTCTCAATCTCCGCGCTCTCACTCAAATTCGTTTAAGACTGAGGGAAGACCCGCATCATCGGTAGATATAGACAAACCTTCTCATCATCCATCGGTTCCGCCTCAGGATTCTAAACCATCGGAACATGGAGTCGCATCGAACCaaccaaagaaaaggaaaagacACGCCTCGTTCTCCGCTTCGACAAATGTCTCATACACGCAGAAAAAGGATGTCCCACAGATTATCAAAGACGAACTGAACGATATCCCCCATCAGGTTGGCTTCTCGACACCTCAACTTACAGCTCAGGAGCTATTCGATAAAGCACTGGAATCTGGATTGGATCTTGATATGATGCTAGCTCCAGAATTCATGCTATCCGAACCGAGTGTACCGATAAATACCAACCCAGCCTCTGCATCTCAACAACTGCAACAGCTGCGgcagcaacaacatcaGCAACTTCAACATCAGCAGCATCAGCAGCATcagcaacatcaacatcaacactGCCAACATGAAGGGAACTATGGAGTACGCCATTCGCAACTTGCGGCTCACCCCGCAAACGCTAGCTCTGCACCAGAGGACGGAAATATGAGAATAGATCTGGGACAAGTTTCCAAAGATCTGCATAGCAAGCATCAGTTTCCTGCCGGTTTAACTCCACTAATCTCTGATCTTTTGACTATGAGATCCGCTACTGCCGGTGTTGGTGGGTTTGTTGACCTCAACGTTGAGCAAAATTTGGATTATTTCAACTACAAGGGCAATTCCGATGATCAACATAATTCAGCACAATCGACCCATAATGGTGCCATGCAACGCCGTGTCCCAAGTGTTAGCACCGGTGAAAAACGCTTTAGGACATCCTCCAATATCCCTCAACACCATGGCAACGTGCCATCCTTGGTACCGACCACAATTGGTGCACCCAAAAATGATGTGCATATATCAGACAACCATACTTCAGAGTTGATTCATGAATTCATAAACAACATGAGTCCACAAAACCCACCCGGCGCTGTTAACAACCATGTTCAGCGCTCTGTCGGTAATACACCCCAGCTGCACCAGCAGCAAGTGGTCACCAGCTCTACTGGCATGCCTGAGGAACAACAGCAGCTTTATAGCCCGCATGACGAACATTGGCTTTCAGAATTCATCAACACCCAAATTGATGGTAATTTTAAGGTCAACATGACAagtttcaatgaaattggGTTCCCTGCAACCTCGTCGTCTTACATGAACTCCCTATCTAATAGTCCAATGGTTAAACATAACTCTTCGAGCACTTTGGGTTCGCAACGAAATCAGTTACCAGATCAGCAGCTGCAACAAGCATTATCAAAGTCCAGCTATTCAGCTGCATCTGCCGCTGTATCTCAAGAAATGTCTACATCTGCATCAATAAACCAGCCTCCATCGCAAACTGGCACTCCTCAGGATATATCCTCACTCTTCAAATCTAGGCAAGTGGacttattcaaaaaaataatggaCAGTAATGGTATATCAACTCCAGGACTTTCACCAAATTCTTTGTGCAATGGCTCCAAACCGCGGAAAGGCAGCCGACTTGTCTTCTTCGATGAACCATTGCGTCAAAAAATTCTATCAGAGAATAATTTACTATCAACCCAATTTCCTACTTTATCGGAATTGAACACTTACGCGAATTTGTACCAAGATGAATTTCACAAATACTTCCCCTTCATTCATTTACACAGTATTAAGCCTTCGATGGAAATATATCCTCTACTTTTATCGATATGTGTAATCGGTGCATTATATGGATTCCATTCTTCTCATGCAATGCTTCTCTTCAACATTTCAAGATTCCACATCAGAGAATATCtagaaagaacaaaggaTCATCATCATGAAACACCACTTTGGATTATTCAATCTATGGttcttttgatcttcttggGGATTTTTAATAATGATATGACCATCACACAAACTATGAACACCCAAATCATGTCGTTAATCGAGTTAGTGAAGTTGAAACAGTTAAATTTACCACTTGAAAATATAATGCCACTTCCAATCGAGAGTGACCACTTAATGGAGTATCAAGACTACCCAGaattacaagaacaaaTACGGAAACAGTATAGAACTAAAGaacaaatggaaaagaatttCCAATACTTTATCAAAGCACAATCTAGAATTAGAACGTGCCATACCATTTTATTAATTTCGAACCTTTTCACTTCTTTGGTTGGTTTAGACTGCTGTTTCcattcaattgatttgaaatgCGGTATTCCTTGCTACAACGAACAGTTATACTTCTGTGAAAATTCAGCTGAATGGACAGAACTGTTAGTAAATGATCATATTGAATTGGACTCGAAATTCTCTCTAATTCAATTGTCAAATGGTAATGAGACCTACAAGAACTGTTTGATATATTTAACCAATGGAcatcaatttttctatGACAATAAAAAAGTGTCATTCAAAACTCTTTTGTCTCTTCTAATATCCATTCACGAAAAGATCTTCCTTGAAAGATACAGcttgaaaagagaaaccAATGTTCAACTTTTAGAAATGAAGTGGAGAATGACTTCCCGTCCTATCATTGAATCTCTTATAAAGTTCTGGGAAGCCctatatttgaagaatggtgGTATATTGCAGCCAAATGAAAATAACATTCAGCTCATTAACAACAATCCAGCTCTCCGTTTAATAATTCCTCTACATTCTTTTGCAAAAATGAGGAAGTGTATTAGTCTTACATCTGTTATGAATAAGATCTGGTTGAAAGACTGGCAGGCTATGAACCTTGATCTCGAGAATTCGTATTTAGACTGGGAGTCCTTGAGGGAAGCGACAGATTACGGCTTGAACATTGTCAAATTTTGGATTGATACTGTCGCCATTGTGAAAAACGCGGAGAAAACCTCCATAAGAACTCCAATCTTCTCAATAACATGTGTCTTTTCTGCAATTCTCACCATTGctgaatttttgaagagaATGGAGAGAAAGGCTTTGAGCTGGAAACATAATCAACTGCGTAGAACTTCAAGTTCAACGACTTCGTTCATGAACTATGTTGACAGAACTATTTGGCTAAAATCTGAAATGATTTTAAAGAAGGTGGAGACGCATCTTCTACCAAAAGGCTACAACATGCAATCATATGCCGAATTTTTGAGATTACAGGCAAACGGTGCTCTAGACGTTGAAGTACTAGATGATGAACTCGCGAAGCGTGCAATGGATCCAAACACAGATATAAATGAAACGATGCAAGTTGTTCAACAAGCTCGtctttcatcaagatcCCTATACCTAGGTGTCAGAATTCTGGGTGACGCCCCCATCTGGCCAATCGCTTTATTATTCGCGCACGCTCTACAAGCGAGAGCTATATACAACGTTTCACATACTTCACGTTACGAATTATGA
- the CFF1 gene encoding Cff1p (similar to uniprot|Q03629 Saccharomyces cerevisiae YML079W Uncharacterized protein with structural resemblance to plant storage and ligand binding proteins (canavalin glycinin auxin binding protein) and also to some plant and bacterial enzymes (epimerase germin)), whose product MSSVDLNFQSVDSSVDEPVSCTHFIQFPAASPPDVLKKIIEAQGLVNHGGGGYFKETDRSPLQFGIGPEGSVEAIDNNSNPNSVRNISTMISVMYTPDAPLGKFLKLKSRSLHILQQGKGQVVLIYPDGLIKSFKIGHDYKKGEISQWVVPSGVFKACYLLPNEEYHNGLLISEVVVPGFDFNDCELLSGKDQLTDLVAEEKAEALKFLL is encoded by the coding sequence ATGTCTTCTgttgatttgaattttcAGAGTGTTGACTCATCTGTTGATGAACCTGTGTCTTGCACACATTTTATTCAGTTTCCTGCAGCAAGCCCTCCGGATGTCCTTAAGAAAATTATTGAAGCGCAAGGGTTGGTTAATCACGGAGGTGGTGGTTACTTCAAAGAGACAGATAGGTCTCCTCTCCAATTCGGAATTGGACCTGAAGGATCCGTTGAAGCGATCGATAACAATTCAAATCCCAATTCTGTAAGGAACATATCGACTATGATATCTGTGATGTATACACCAGATGCCCCTTTAGGCAAGTTTCTAAAACTTAAAAGCAGAAGCTTACATATTCTACAGCAAGGGAAAGGTCAAGTGGTTTTAATATATCCAGATGGACTAATtaaatctttcaagataGGTCATGACTACAAAAAAGGCGAGATCAGTCAATGGGTTGTCCCCAGTGGAGTATTCAAGGCGTGTTATTTACTCCCAAATGAAGAGTACCACAATGGTTTACTAATCAGTGAGGTGGTAGTTCCTGGTTTCGATTTCAACGACTGTGAGCTGCTGTCAGGTAAGGATCAACTGACCGACTTGGTTGCTGAAGAGAAGGCTGAGGCGTTGAAATTCCTACTTTAG